The Aedes albopictus strain Foshan chromosome 1, AalbF5, whole genome shotgun sequence genomic interval aaaaattataactcaaaaacggtttgttggattgatatTATGTctccgaagatgtttgaggacatttgaaggacctttataaaaaaatacactgagagtaatattcatcgtggatctatgttatttttttatttatttatcagcCTCAAAATTTCGAATACATCTAACTATTTCCTCTCGAAGACCACACGGGGGAATTGGAATATTcagaaaaaatgaccacgtggtttatggacagcccctggctCAGCTTCTAGAACAAACATAAAAATGCTAAAAAATCTGAGCTGTCTGCCTAACACAACGTGTTTTAATGCTTCACACCTATTGCAATTGCAAACCTATATTTTTCAAAGCAAATTTCTAACCATTCCAATATCAAATAAACCCATGAACTTCCTCTTGTTGGTTGCATTTCGCCTTAACGTgaaacaattcgtcattgaaatcatcgtcatcatcaaacatttgaaagcagttttttcgttcaaatctgAAATGTTTGcatcgaaaatgtattcactgtattcaacATGAGGAACGGGATACAGTGAATACATGTTCATgaccattgttttgatttacagcgaaaaaactgctttttaatttccgaaaaatgatgacgaatgcttgagccatAAGAGGCTGTTTCTACCATAATAATACAAACTCCATTACAACGAATTAAATTCACGAAATCTTCAAGCACTTTAAACAAATGACCCACATTTGTCCCACCCACTTCCATGACACAATCAATACGCTACATTTCATCACCCCCGAGATCACACCACCCAATCTCAGCACCATCATCGCCGCGCAATTAATTCAGCTCAACCAACACTCACCTTCCATCGTGTACCGGTAGAGCACCTGGTGCAGGACTCGCATCAACTGCCGATTGCTACTGTGCTCCACGGTAGCACTGGATTGCTGCTGCTCCCCACCGTTTTCACCACTTTCACCACCGCCACCACCATGCAGGGCACAGTTGTTGTTATTCTCATCAACATCCGTGCCTCCACCACCGGAGCCGGCATGCTGCTGGCCTACCGCAACAGCGTGCTGCGTCTGTTGCGGCTGCTGCTGCCACTGATAACTCTGGTGATGCTGGTGGTATCCACCGCTGAACATCATCTTCGGATCCTCGTCCTCACAGTAGAATGCGATGGCCATTTTTCTTCTGGTGCTTAGTCAATTCACTTCGATTAGTCAAATCCTTTCACtcgaaaaacttattttaaccTTTTCTTCACGAATATCAACAGTTTGTAGCAATCCATTTGAGTTCACTCGGTCGCCAAAAAAAGCTTCCAAATTTCACACTGTAACTGTTCGTCCGCCAGAAGGAAGCAGCAACTGTGCGAAACCTGTTCCGCGTCGCACTGCCCAACCAAAAAGCAAGTGTGCAATAATGAGGCGGATGGGCACGTCCGAGCCAGAAAGTCCAACACCCAAAACACAagcgaaagaaggaaaaatcgctTCACAGACAGTATTATGCTGCAGCGGCAACAGCAGCAAGAGGACAAACTTAAGCGCACGACGACGACAAGAAACACACTCAAAATGCAAACACGTGCACGTGCACAGGAAAGAACGAACAAAACGACAGTCAGAGAAGACTAGTACCTAGCTGCTGCGAGGGAACGCATCCGCTCAGGTTCACTGCCAATCGAGAACTGAAGTGCCCCGGCAGGATTCGTGCTTCGGCTTGCCGCCTCACACCATTCAGCGAGTCCGATCGGCTGCAACATGCTTCCCGAAGGGGACACGAAGCGCTCGGCTAAAACCGAGCACGCATACAACCATACGTCATGCAGCTGTGTGGGTTGCAACGTTGCGCAGCAACGCACATCGATACGCAACAAAATCCGAGCTGTTGCGTGACAACCCGACTCGTGTTGCGTTTCATCCCCACCACAAAATGGGAAAGTGTCGCGCAACGCGGGGAAATGTATGATTCATCATCGCATCGTCGCACCACGCTTCTTTGTAGAATCATTCTTAGGCCGCATCCAGGAAGACGACTGCATGCAACGTGACAAATTCCCTTCCCGGTTCCCGGTTGTAGGAAATAGAAGCCAAAATGGGCGTTGTCTATCGCATCGCAGTAACGCAACGCCGGTGTGAAAGATGGAAAATGTGGTTTGAGGCACCGCACCGGGAAGAAAAGGAGGAGTGTCTTAGAGGGGATTTGGGCTGGAGGTGAGCGAAGTTAGGAAATCGGGCGAGTGGGTTGCGGGAGACGCTGTTCTGTGGTGGATGCGAGGATTTGGTTGTTTTACGGAGGAACAAGTGAGGTCGAGAGGAATCGTTAGACACAAGATGCCATTTTGACtcagattgatgaatcatatcagTATCGTGCTGAAATATAGAAAGCTTGGATTTCGAGGCTATTGGATGAATCATCCAAtagattgaaatatgtttttttcgGCGCAATGGATTAGAGTTTATTATCGGCGTAAGTGACATTTGATTCAATAATTTTAAACTGCAATTGCTGTTAAATATCATCAGTAATTACGTCAAGTGTAAAAACATGAAGAAAATAAAACAGAAACCGATTTGGATTTTTAGTATGTACAACTTGCATCGAATGCCAACCAGAGTTGCGTGATGTCACAATCAATGCTTAAAAGAAACTGCCGATTTTTTCCACTACAACTGCACTGATTGTGATGGTGTGTGGGGATCACTGGTAGGCCATCTtccaaattcgttcaaaaatctaAATGAATACTTACCAGGATGATATTTGGACATGTAGAATAAAATAATTAGTACAgtagggacccgattttgtcaatcttttttgaagtaaaaaaataaatgagtAATTGGATGATAGTTCGACTGTACTATTATAGctgttttgattatcggcaacgcagtctttttaatttgtaaaacgagttttattatttaacccgacgtgcgtcgaaacgtcgggttaaataataaaactcgatttacaaattaaaaagactgcgttgccgataatcaaaacaaaaataaatgagttTTTCATACAGCATTTTAATTTTATGATCaatattaatgcagttgatgtctttagacGTCATttaaaaattacgcaatgaactAAGCTttagtaacttttgaaaacggccacacttttttttttgaaaactaacaCATTTATGTCATTTTAGCACCCACCCGTAGCCAATGTTtcaaaccaatattgttttaattTGTAAATAAAATCCCCTTTTCTCTTTTCTTGGCCTAACGTttcaactgggacacagcctgctcctcagctcagTGCTTTATGAGAACTTTCATAATTTTTAACTGCGATCCTCCAGGGCCTATGTCTTTCTTGCTTATGTATAttgtgtggtagtcatgaagatattttatacacaaggtagttaaggacgaggtatttggagtacatagctcaaaatttcgagagcaccgttttttagaaccgttgaacggatttggatgaaaatgcatcacgctaattgttcagtggttgtcaacagcgtgatgcattttaatccaaatccgttcaacgattctaaaaaacggtgctctagaaattttgagcaatgtacttcaAACACCTTGTCCTTAAGGAAATTCCAATTATGAAACGGTTCTGAGCTAACCAGGAATCAAActcgccaccctcagcatggttttgctgattgcaaGTGCGCCTACcatatcggctatatgggcttgaaGACTTTTcttaatttcctctggaacagaacaaacaataaacgctgcctgttgttgtaaTTAAAAGTCAACCAATTTActtcttctttccggcatctctgggattcctccaggtttacttgTTAGGATTGCTCGGATtgtttattatgagatttgtgttGTAGTTTGCTTGGATTGGTTAAAAAATTGTtgtcgaaattcttccagggattttgccattagaaacccttaagaaattcgaggtgggattcccccagaaattctagcTGTGATTGCTTTAAGATTTTTTGCTTTGTTTCTTGTAAGTATTTTAgttggagtttctccaagaattccaccgaaagtttttaaaggaattctttcggggattttatAACGATTCATTCAGATGCGCCAGTTtaagattctttcaggcattcctcctatggtttctccaaaagcttctcttgagattcgttcaggatggtattcctacaggactttctccaaaaaattctacatgaactcctacagcgatgtattcaggggtttctccaaggatttctccgatAATCCTTTCtacaattgctacgtggatttctacaaggattttcctagagattctttcaagacatcctgctggGATTTCGCCATACAGCTTTTTCTAAAAATTAATATAAGAACCATTTCAGGTaattccctaagaattgttcattCATGCATTCTTATTAtgatacccccaggaattccttcaggagctcctgcatggattcctccagaaattattgctggtattcctgtaggactttatccagCCATTTCCACAGGAACTTCTCTAGTGATGTATTCAAAGAATTCTGTAGATATTCCTGTATGAATTACTCCGTGCATCAGTCCATGAATTAATCTACAGAAGGCACAAGTTtcctaaatggaggagaacgtgctccTGCAGCCAAGCTACTGATGACATAATAAAAATAGtaaatctagcgattttcctaggaatttatcatcaattcctcttagatttccttcagggatccttctaggaatttcttaagatgtTCCTCTATTcatgccttcagttattactcatataggaattccattagagatTTCCCTATGATTCCTTTGCTGAATTTTCCAATTGGGCATTCTCTACGGATTTTCCAGGggtccctcttgagatttttccagggtttcgtcttggttttcctatatgaacatctcttggtattgctgaaattcctttacaaaatcttgttggaaattttcctggaattcatgctagaatttatcaacccattcctgctgtgatttctcCTTAAAGTGCTCTAGATATTTTCCcagcaatttttcaagaaattcctaaatggatttctcaaggagatttcttcaaagattgcaatagggatctttcaaagatttttcaggaaatgctacagaaatttttccagagatgcctctagggatttctacggaTATTGcagcaaggattctttcagaaactacttaAGGGAATcatccggagctcctgtaaaggtttttgcagaatCTTCTCATGGATTTCTTCGGTAATGCCTTCCGTCATTCCTcgggcaatttctccagaaattcttccaaacatttcttcatagattttgtcagagtttttttttttagagattaggCTTTGGAAATTAAAGTGGCCAATGCAGGCAAtatgagtgtctatacttgtcaatcaggctacgctaaggggctgtccataaaccacgtggtcattagggaggggggggtttcggccaatgaccattttgtatggataaataaaaaaaattgtatggacaaatgaccacgcggggggggggggggggggggggggggttgaaaagttccaaaaaatgaccacgtggtttatggacagcccctaaacagTTCCGATTCATCTAGGTCaactcacagagaacagacgtccaagctcatgaggTGTGTTTGTGTAAAACATTGCAACGGTAGTTTTGAATGTGGCCATAATGCGGCGCTGTTACATTTCAAATCacggtacaaatttgccgttgtttaaCTCTCTGTTActgtttttttgtgaaattttgttcaaaaatggtttctgcaaaaacgaaaaacattttccactacaaaaaaaaatcagaagataccttgatccatactctacatgtgcacgaaaaccgattttgaaaatattgcttcgttatttaataaaaaatcaaaaaccaaaaagtgaggaaatgcttccagtttcgccttaaaaggaAGTAACAACAAAACCgacaataaatttgaaaagtaATGGAAAGCATTTCAAAATTAGACCTATTTAGTAATAAAAATCATGAAATTAATGAAATCGTTGCAACTAtttttcttgttaataatttcaagttaagttaaacgtttttcaaagcccaTTATAATGATAAATGATAATAAATATGAattataaacgctcaaaatttcattgcattcgattcattgaatccggagatataatagttcaaagttggctatcgaataattttgactttttctagagTCTTCCTAACTTTATGTTGAACAGCTCGATCTTGACCAAAATTTTGCCTACCAGAGTAAGGAGAGAGCATCCAGCCTTGTACAGACCCTCCCGTAGAAATCGTAACGAGTTCTGCAGATTTCATTATTCGGACAGCTGGATCATTCATCTGGAAGGCGATTCTCTTATTCTGCAAGTATATTTACGGGCGCCTAAACTTACGAATGGACCTTAATTCAGCGATATGCTGTCGTCATGCTAATATCTTCATGTATATTCCATTGTATATTACCTTTCATGGCCTTATATTATTTTCTGCTTAATTATGTTCCATTATTATCAGTTATCGCTTTAACATTTTATTACTTTAATAGTTCTCTATTATAACAATATGTTTCATAATTTCGTTATATTGATTAAACCATATTTCAATATCATATTTCACCATAATGAACTATACTATTGTCTATATAACTATTcggggttgggagggtgcatcagggcaacATTGAAggtgtaactgtacgacggaatAGTTGCCAATCGAAGTGAGGTGAGAAGTAActgtaacatccttgtagatgggttcttctatcccaacagttgcaatggatttaaTTCGCCCTTCTGGTAAAACCCATCCCGTAGCAGGTTTGATAATTAATTCAATTTCATGATTCAccttgttggatcatactgttcgAAAGAATATTTTATAAATCCCGCGGaattcgcgtaagtgtctctacttacgggcccGCCACACTCccatttggcccttcatacagcggtatgttaaaTTCAGAGTTGTAATACAAataatctttactgttaagtggaactgcatgcagagcaagattCACCATCCTAGGGCTATCTACATTCGTAGAGCAGTTAAAATATAATATTTAATAAAATGTCATTCAACTATTTTGAATTGTATTTCGTCATATTAAATTAAATGATTAACTAGATTACTACAGGGAGTTGGGAGAGGACAACAAGGCTCACTGAAGAAACATTTGGACGATGGAGGGCCAGCCAGAGGAAGGGGAGAAAACTCTATGATATCCCTGTAGATAGATCTGTTGGGTGTCATTCCATATCTATTTTATTTTGCATTCCTAAGGGCGACTACTACTACTACATTACTTGAAGGTCAAACGCAGTAATACTATTCGTCGGCAAATAATATTTCCTATAATCACCTACCTTTACGTTCTACTGCActatattttatttcattatgCATATTATAGTGCCTTTTAATGCGTTATACTATATTCTACTATATTATattcttttttatttatatatcaTCTACCTTGATAACATTTTATTATCATGATGCTCTACCCTGTCATCCAGGTCATGTAAAGAATGGTCAGTAAATGTGTAATACCCATTGAAATTATCTACATTCCAATACaatatatttcattattatttttattgattgcatAACATTGTATCATTTTATTTCATCATATTGAATTATACTACATAACTATATTACTAGATGAATATATTACTATATAACTAAATCAATATATACCTATATAATTTTATTACTGTATAACTCTATAACTGTAACTATATGACTATATGGGGTCGGGAgggagcatcagggcatcattgaagttgtagctgtacgacggagtggattgccagccggagtgtggtgagaagtaactataacatccttgtagatgggttcttctatcccaacagttgcaatggatatgacgcgcccttcttgtgacaaaccatcccgtagaaagcttgacaagtattgtaaatttcattattcaccctgttggatcatactgttggaaggagattctattaatcccgcggatttcgcgtaagtgtctttacttacgggtccgccacaccccctttttggcccttcatacagcggtgtgttgaagtcagtgtggtaatgaaattgatctttgctgttaagtggaactgcatgcagagcaagactcaagctaggatggtggctacctacatacatacatacaacagCTCGATCTtgaccaaaattggaccattgatacacaactacattaaaaatttttgattttttgatgcttttttcaaaaagttacagctatttgaccattttttgaaaagtggaaaatttgcctgttccgatcattttgtctttccCCTGTACCA includes:
- the LOC134284821 gene encoding uncharacterized protein LOC134284821, giving the protein MAIAFYCEDEDPKMMFSGGYHQHHQSYQWQQQPQQTQHAVAVGQQHAGSGGGGTDVDENNNNCALHGGGGGESGENGGEQQQSSATVEHSSNRQLMRVLHQVLYRYTMEGVLSPAQTSCVFCNRIYYLFQLLY